The nucleotide sequence cggcttctgatttttcatatgGAGGCCTTGATTATtaactttctttttcttattaCCCACATCCTGAAAATCATCATTCTTTTTTCCAGAATCCCCACTTGAAGTAATCTGAGGGTTCTTTGGGCATGAGCAATCGTCATGACCAAACACACAGCAAGAGGAGCACCTTAGAGGCTCCCAATCATACTCAATTTTGACTTCTACCTTTGAATAACCATTACCATCCAAGGATGGAATTGCAACAGTAACACTCTTCTTTAACTCAGCCTCAGCCTGAACCTCAATAAGTGCTCTAGCATAGCTGCTTCTTCCCCAAGACTCAACACACATCGTGGCTGTATACGAATCCAACATCTTAGGATTTCCAATCTTAGAAGCAATCAAGCTAAGACCATCCTCGGTAAATGCCGCTACCGGCACGTCATGCATCTTAACCCAAACTGGAACTGCTTTAATATCCTCTTTTTTCATCTTTGAAGTAGCCGACCATTCCCTCAAGATTATCGGTACAGTTCTGATCAACCAAGGTCCATCCTCTAACATTCGATTCATCCCTTCCTTAGTATTAAACTTGATGAAAAAGAAACCGTTTGCATTCATCATTAGCCGTGACAGACCATATTTAACCCAGTTATTTTTAGCAAAATAATCGACCACAGGAAAGCCAACCGTTTGCCCAGAAAATATCCATacaaagtgttagcatacctatcaTTGACTTGTTGAACCGACGTCACTGGAATTACAACATCAGCACCCTCGACTGTTTCGGTAGATTCCATCGCCCTGAAATTCACCTTAGCATTCTCCTTGGCATTCTTAACAATGTTAGCGAATGATGTAGGATTTGCAGCCCCCATATTGCGTGAATTCCCTTGTGCATCCGACCCATTCATTCCATCCAGACCTGCTAAAGGCGAATATCCCA is from Helianthus annuus cultivar XRQ/B chromosome 9, HanXRQr2.0-SUNRISE, whole genome shotgun sequence and encodes:
- the LOC110875944 gene encoding uncharacterized protein LOC110875944 encodes the protein MNANGFFFIKFNTKEGMNRMLEDGPWLIRTVPIILREWSATSKMKKEDIKAVPVWVKMHDVPVAAFTEDGLSLIASKIGNPKMLDSYTATMCVESWGRSSYARALIEVQAEAELKKSVTVAIPSLDGNGYSKVEVKIEYDWEPLRCSSCCVFGHDDCSCPKNPQITSSGDSGKKNDDFQDVGNKKKKVNNQGLHMKNQKPKVVYRPVVKPKPKSSLRSPVINQVSTSNPFDILKDDDGNQGGSTVGRVEKQAAQPRSDKQDSDEEEVVEVYNETSEFMTSGIHSSSSRAKASTSSTKFPNG